In Rhinoderma darwinii isolate aRhiDar2 chromosome 5 unlocalized genomic scaffold, aRhiDar2.hap1 SUPER_5_unloc_52, whole genome shotgun sequence, the following are encoded in one genomic region:
- the LOC142696305 gene encoding fucolectin-like: MTVFSSEREKSFIKSIDRMFLLSSVFLIGSLALALGCRLEPGATNIARNGEASQESVLKAEPVGYAKHAIDGVKNSNYYKGSCTHTNGVKDPWWKVDLKQIYKISNVVLTNRQDCCAERLMGAEVRIGNSPDNKNPVCAKVTSVAAATMTFCCNGMEGQYVSVVIPGRTEYLTLCEVEVYGDPVNVIHSGNKVCW, from the exons AATGTTTCttctgtcgtctgtgtttctgatcGGATCTCTGGCTCTGGCGCTGGGATGTCGTCTCGAGCCTGGAG CCACAAATATAGCAAGAAATGGAGAAGCCTCCCAGGAATCTGTGTTAAAAGCTGAGCCAGTGGGATATGCAAAACATGCCATAGATGGGGTGAAAAACTCAAATTACTACAAAGGCTCCTGCACTCACACCAATGGGGTAAAAGATCCCTGGTGGAAGGTGGACCTGAAACAGATCTACAAGATATCAAATGTTGTCCTAACAAACAGGCAGGACTGTTGTGCGGAGCGTCTGATGGGAGCTGAAGTCCGAATCGGGAATTCCCCCGACAACAAAAACCCAGT GTGCGCCAAGGTCACCAGTGTTGCGGCTGCCACAATGAcattttgctgtaatgggatggAAGGTCAGTACGTCAGCGTGGTGATCCCAGGACGCACAGAGTATCTGACGCTGTGCGAGGTGGAGGTTTATGGAGACCCGGTCAATGTGATTCACAGTGGGAATAAAGTCTGCTGGTAG